One Nocardioides dongkuii genomic window, GAGGACGAGGTCACGTCTCCGGAGGCCACGGTCACCGTCCCCCTGGTCTCCCGCCTGGAGCTGGCCAAGTCCGTGCAGACCCCGCCGCCGTACGCCGCGGGGCAGCAGGTCGAGTACCAGTACACGGTGACGAACACCGGCGGGTCCACGGTCACGAACATCGCCGTCGCCGACGACCGCGTGAGCTCGGGGGACCTCGTGTGCGAGACCAACGTGCTCGCCCCGGGAGCCTCGACCACCTGCACCGGCACCGACACCGTCGACACCAGCGAGGCCGACGCCACCGGTCGCATCGTGAACACCGCGGTCGCCACCGGTGAGACCCCGATCGGGCAGCCCGTCGAGTCGCCCGAGGCACAGGCGGTGATCGGCATCAACACCGACATCGCGGTCACGAAGACCGTCGACGACCCCGAGCCGGCGGTCGGCGACACGGTCACCTTCACCGTCACCGCGACCAACAACGGACCCGCTGTCGCCACCGACGTCGTGATCACCGACCTGCTCCCCGAGGGTCGGCTCACGCTGGAGTCCGCCACCACGGGGGGTCCGCAGCCGTCGACGTACACCGCCGCCAGCGGCGTCTGGTCCATCCCGACGCTGGCGGTCGACAACGCCGTGACGCTCACCCTCACCGCCCGGGTCGACACCAACGGGGTGGTGTCGAACACCGCCAGCCTGACCCGGCTCACCCAGCTCGACACCAACGCGGCCAACAACAGCGACACCGTGACCCTGAACCCGGCCTCGCTCGACCTGGCCCTGACCAAGGAGGTCGTCGGTCTCCAGGAGGTCGCCGCGGGGGAGCCGGTCACGTTCCGGGTGACGGTCACCAACCTGGGCCCGCGCCCCGGCACCGGCATCACCGTGGCCGACGAGCTGCCGCCGGGCCTGACCTACCTGGCCACCGCCTCCGGTGGCGACGGCAGCTACGACCCGGACACGGGCACCTGGACCATCGGCTCCCTCGCCGTGGGCGGGACCGCGACGTACGACTTCGTCCTCGACACCTCGGACCCCGGGACGTTCACCAACGTGGCCAGCATCGCCACGGTCTCTCCCACCGACATCAACAGCGCCAACGACTCCGCGTCCGCGAGCGTCGACGTGCGCACCCCGGTCGCCGACCTGGTCATCGTCAAGGGCGTCGACTCGCCGGAGTCGGTCGTCGGGGACACCGTCACCTACACGGTCACGGTCCTGAACCGAGGCCCGGACCCGGTCCGGGACGTCTACGTCACCGACACCGGCCCCGAGGGGGTGACCGTCCTGGACAGCGTCCCCTCCCAGGGCACGGTCGACGTCCCCGGAGGCCGGTGGGAGGTCGGCACCCTGGGCTCGGGCAGCTCCGCGGTCCTCACCGTCACCGCCCGGCTCGACACGACGGGCACCAAGACCAACCTGGTCACGGTCGACGCGCCGCTGCTCGACGACCCGACCCCGGAGGACAACGAGTCCACCGCCACCGTGACCACGCTGGCACCCGCGGTCGACGTCAGCGTCACGAAGTCCGCCGCCGCGGTCGACGGTGGGCCGGCCTCGCAGATCCCGCTCGGCCAGGACGCGGTGTTCACGCTCACCGCCACCAACAACGCGGTCGCTGGCCAGCCCGCGACCACGGCCACGAACGCGGTCTTCACCGATCTCCTCGATGACGGGCTGACGTTCGTGTCCGCCAGCGGCGACGGGACCTTCGACCCCGACAGCGGCAGCTGGAGCGTCGGGTCCATCCCGGTCGGGACCACCGTCACCCTCACCATCCGGGCGACCGGCACGGTCGTCGGACAACGCAACAACACGCACAGCCTGCAGAACCTCGACCAGCGCGACGTCGACGAGACGAACAACTCCGCCTCCGCCGCCGCGACCTTCGTCGAGCTCGCGGACCTGGAGGTGACCAAGAGCGTGGCCCCGGAGGTCGCCCAGCCCGGCGACACCGTGGACTACACGATCACCGTCACCAACACCGGCCCCAACGACACCGACGACACGGTCGTCAACGACCCCGCCCTCGAGCCGGCCGAGATCACCGGCCACACCACCGACAACGGCACCTTCGACGAGGAGACCCGCACCTGGACCATCCCGACCCTGGCGGCCGGCGAGACCGCGACGCTGACCGTCTCCGTGCTGGTCAGCGACGCCGCCTCCGGGCACTACCGCAACCTGGTCGTCATCCAGGAGTCCCGGGTCGAGGACCCGGAACCGGACGACAACACCGCGACCACCGAGCTGTTCGTCCCCGCGGCTGACATCGCCGTCCGCAAGTCCGTCGACGACCGCACCCCGGTCGTCGGGGACACCGTCACCTTCACCGTGGGGGTCCGCAACCTCGGCCCCGACGCGGCCGAGGACGTCACGGTCACCGACCGGCTCCCCGCGGGGCTGTCCTACCTCCGCAGCAGGGCGACCGTCGGCACGTACGACCCCGCCACCGGCACCTGGGACATCGGCCGCCTCGACCCCGTCGACCTCCCGACCGCCGGCGACCAGGCGGTCCTGCGGATCACCGCCCGCGTCACCCGGCCCGGCCGGCTCACCAACACCGCCACGTCCGACCGGTCCGACGCCGTCCCGTACGACCCCGACCTCACCAACAACACCGACTCCGCGTCCGTGGGCGGCGCCGAGCTCGGCGAGCCGGTCATCCGGACCCGCACGTCGGCCGGGCGGGTCCGGCCGGGGAAGCCCTTCCACGACCGGGTCCGGGTCACGGGGCTCGCACGCGGCACCACGGTGCCGGCGACCGCGCGCCTCTACGGCCCCTTCGCGTCCCGCGCGGCGGCCCGCTGCGTGCCGGCGCGGCTGGCGCGCACCGTCGACTGGCGGGCGCGCGCCGGCTGGACCCGTACGCCGGCGGTGCGGGTCACCGCGCCAGGCGTCTACACGTGGCGGGTGACGACCGAGCCGACCGCGGCCAACAAGGGCGCGTCGACCCGGTGCGGCCTGGCGTCGGAGACGACGACGGTCGCGAAGCCCCGGTACCGCCCGCCGGTGGTCGACGGCGGATTCTCCGGCACCGTCCCGTCCCCGCGGGCCGTCCGCACCGTCGTCCGCGCCCCCGGCATCGGGCTCGACGCGACCGTCGTCCCGACCACCGTCGCGCGCGGGCACATGGTGCTGCCCGCGGACGTCTCCCGCACCGGCTGGCTGAAGAAGTCGGCCGGGTACGGCGACAAGATCGGCGCCACCGTGGTCGCCGGACACGTCTCCGACCGGCAGGACCGGCCCGGCGCCCTCTGGGGCCTGCGCCGAGCCGAGCGCGGCCAGTCGGTCTCCGTCGTCAGCGGCGGCAGGACGTACCGGTACCGGGTGAGCGAGACCGCGACGTACGACCGCACCCGGCGGCTGCCGCGGAGGTTCTTCGGCACCACCGGAGCGAACCGCCTCGTCCTGATCAGCTGCACCGGCCGGGTCCGCTACGCCAACGGGCACTTCCACTACACCAAGTACCAGGTGGTCGTCGCCCGGGCGCGGCCGTGACGAAAGGTCGTTGAGTCGCATGGCCACCACCCCTCACGCGGAGCCCGCTCCCGCGTCCGGCGCCGACCCGGAGCCCTCCGGAGGGCTCGACCGCACGGTGGTCGTCACCGGGCTGGTCATCGTGTCCGGCATGATCATGTCCGTGCTCGACAGCACGATCGTCAACGTCGCGCTGGACACCCTGAGCTCCGACCTGGACGCCTCCCTGGCCACCACGCAGTGGGTCGTCACGGGCTACCTGCTCGCGGTCGCCATGGTCATCCCCGTCACCGGGTGGGCCATGGACCGCTTCGGGGCGAAGCCGATCTGGGTCCTGGCGGTGACCCTGTTCATGATCGGCTCGGCGCTGTGCGCGGCCGCCTGGAACATCGAGAGCCTGATCGCCTTCCGCGCCGTCCAGGGCATCGGCGGTGGCCTGCTGCTGCCCGCCGGGCAGACGATGATCGCGCGGGCGGCGGGGCCGGACCGGATGGGCAGCGCCATGGCCATCCTCGGCGTCCCGATGCTGCTCGGGCCGGTGTTCGGCCCCGTGCTCGGCGGCCTGCTGGTGGAGTACACCACCTGGCACTGGATCTTCGTGGTCAACGTGCCCGTCGGCATCGTGGCGATCGCGCTGGCGGTGTGGAAGCTGCCCGCCGGAGGGGCCGAGGACGACCCGGGCCGGCTCGACCTCCTCGGGCTCGTCCTGCTCTCCGGCAGCCTCGCCGGCCTGCTCTACGGGCTCTCCGAGGCCAGCTCCCGCGGCGGCTTCGACGAGTGGGGCGTCCTGGGCTGGCTCATCGGCGGCGCCGTCGGCCTGGCGCTGTACGTCGCGTACAGCCTCGTCCGCGGCCCCGCGTCGATCGTCGACGTCCGGCTGCTCGGCAACCGCGTCTTCGCCACCAGCACGGCGGCGGTGTTCCTCGTCGCCATCGGGATGTTCGGCGGGATGCTGCTGCTGCCGCTGTACTACCAGACCGTCCGCGACCAGGGCGCGCTGGACGCGGGCCTCCTGCTCGCCCCGCAGGGCCTCGGCGCGATCGTGGCCGTGCTCGTCACCGGCAAGCTCACCGACCGGATCGGCGCGGGCTACGTCGTCCCCGTCGGGGTGCTGCTCGCCCTGATCGGCACCTACCCCTTCACCCAGGTCGGCGTGGACACCTCCTACGTGTGGCTGAGCATCGCGCTGTTCGTGCGCGGCATCGGGATCGGCTCGGTGATGATGCCGACGATCTCCTCGGCGTACAGCACCCTCAGCAAGGAGAGCGCCTCCCGGGCGGCGCCCACGCTCTCGGCCATCCAGCAGGTCGGCGCGTCCTTCGGCAGCGCCGTCCTGGTCACCGTCCTGA contains:
- a CDS encoding DUF7507 domain-containing protein encodes the protein MLAVVPDAARAPASADPPTGGTTIVDETFTGSSVADPAWTAQGDTCLTGARTAPPAGAAQIPTCAAHRSGPVPALGTTPGYLQLTDTTTQRAGSVLYNRPIPAVAGVTITFDQYQYGGTGADGIGFFLVDGATDLVRTGGAGGSLGYAQRTPASGGDDEPGVVGGVLGVGLDAYGNYYDDAESRGAGCPEDERSPSTAEGAVAPNVITLRGPGDGMTGYCYLASTTPADAEDPNDPGTTLNGGTGTLRARTLAASRRQVNITVTPAPDPRIIVQVRYNPDDPDDPWITELDVPAPPDLPSTYKFGFSGSTGGVTDVHLIRNAIVRSVNPLAQLQLEKQVDRSAGALPAVITPGTVIPYQYTVTNAGTENLSALAIADDTITGPITCDATTLTPAPAVGSTTVCRGTYTVTAADADAGEVVNIATATARNPAEDEVTSPEATVTVPLVSRLELAKSVQTPPPYAAGQQVEYQYTVTNTGGSTVTNIAVADDRVSSGDLVCETNVLAPGASTTCTGTDTVDTSEADATGRIVNTAVATGETPIGQPVESPEAQAVIGINTDIAVTKTVDDPEPAVGDTVTFTVTATNNGPAVATDVVITDLLPEGRLTLESATTGGPQPSTYTAASGVWSIPTLAVDNAVTLTLTARVDTNGVVSNTASLTRLTQLDTNAANNSDTVTLNPASLDLALTKEVVGLQEVAAGEPVTFRVTVTNLGPRPGTGITVADELPPGLTYLATASGGDGSYDPDTGTWTIGSLAVGGTATYDFVLDTSDPGTFTNVASIATVSPTDINSANDSASASVDVRTPVADLVIVKGVDSPESVVGDTVTYTVTVLNRGPDPVRDVYVTDTGPEGVTVLDSVPSQGTVDVPGGRWEVGTLGSGSSAVLTVTARLDTTGTKTNLVTVDAPLLDDPTPEDNESTATVTTLAPAVDVSVTKSAAAVDGGPASQIPLGQDAVFTLTATNNAVAGQPATTATNAVFTDLLDDGLTFVSASGDGTFDPDSGSWSVGSIPVGTTVTLTIRATGTVVGQRNNTHSLQNLDQRDVDETNNSASAAATFVELADLEVTKSVAPEVAQPGDTVDYTITVTNTGPNDTDDTVVNDPALEPAEITGHTTDNGTFDEETRTWTIPTLAAGETATLTVSVLVSDAASGHYRNLVVIQESRVEDPEPDDNTATTELFVPAADIAVRKSVDDRTPVVGDTVTFTVGVRNLGPDAAEDVTVTDRLPAGLSYLRSRATVGTYDPATGTWDIGRLDPVDLPTAGDQAVLRITARVTRPGRLTNTATSDRSDAVPYDPDLTNNTDSASVGGAELGEPVIRTRTSAGRVRPGKPFHDRVRVTGLARGTTVPATARLYGPFASRAAARCVPARLARTVDWRARAGWTRTPAVRVTAPGVYTWRVTTEPTAANKGASTRCGLASETTTVAKPRYRPPVVDGGFSGTVPSPRAVRTVVRAPGIGLDATVVPTTVARGHMVLPADVSRTGWLKKSAGYGDKIGATVVAGHVSDRQDRPGALWGLRRAERGQSVSVVSGGRTYRYRVSETATYDRTRRLPRRFFGTTGANRLVLISCTGRVRYANGHFHYTKYQVVVARARP
- a CDS encoding MDR family MFS transporter, which produces MATTPHAEPAPASGADPEPSGGLDRTVVVTGLVIVSGMIMSVLDSTIVNVALDTLSSDLDASLATTQWVVTGYLLAVAMVIPVTGWAMDRFGAKPIWVLAVTLFMIGSALCAAAWNIESLIAFRAVQGIGGGLLLPAGQTMIARAAGPDRMGSAMAILGVPMLLGPVFGPVLGGLLVEYTTWHWIFVVNVPVGIVAIALAVWKLPAGGAEDDPGRLDLLGLVLLSGSLAGLLYGLSEASSRGGFDEWGVLGWLIGGAVGLALYVAYSLVRGPASIVDVRLLGNRVFATSTAAVFLVAIGMFGGMLLLPLYYQTVRDQGALDAGLLLAPQGLGAIVAVLVTGKLTDRIGAGYVVPVGVLLALIGTYPFTQVGVDTSYVWLSIALFVRGIGIGSVMMPTISSAYSTLSKESASRAAPTLSAIQQVGASFGSAVLVTVLTHQLTQKLAARGLESGSTGSGGGATELHSIPRSELPIVGPLMAESYGYAFWVAFALTALIILPALLLPRHLHGQEAGGRRAASRRADDV